The window AGGTTCAATAGGTGTTTTAATTAATGCTATTATTTTTGGCGGTGCTGGTTCTGGTTATGTTTCATTACTTGGTTTAATTGTAAAATTAGCAAATCCAAATATGGCATGACAAGATATTTCCAAATTATTAGGTGATCCAACAAATTCATGAGGGCAAGTATCATTAATTTGTGGACAAGCATTTGGAACAATGTCAAGTGCAACAATTGGCTTGATGTCAATATATTTCTCATTTTTATTTGGTTACTATATAGCTTTATCTAGAGGATTTAAATCACCAGTTATTGCTGGTTTAATTTCTGTAGCTTCGTTTGTACTAGTTTGTTTAGGGCAAGTAACTTTCTTTATGGATGCAAAAGGTTTAATTGCAGCGATTATTTTTGGAATTATTTCAACTGAATTATTTATTTGATTTGGTAATATGCATTCGTTGAATATTAAGTTGCCTGATGGTGTACCACCAGCTGTTGGAAAATCATTTCAGGTTTTCTTACCAGCTGTGTTTACATTAGCAATTATTGGAGCTTCAAATATTATATTTTTAGCACCAGCAATAATTACTACTCATTGGGCGGTTACTCAATCAACTTTTAGCGTTTATGAAGATGATTGATCTATGATGATTGATAAAGCCGTAGCTTTAGTTAAAGCTGGTAGTTTTGGTAATTGAATTACTTATAAAGATGCGTTAGTTCGATTTTTCAATGAATACAACAGTAGTTTCACGGCAGATCAAATGAATGATTTTTTCAATACATTTAGTGCAAGTGAAAAATCAGCAATAACTACTTTTATAGTAGGCGGAGGTGAATCTTCTCTTTTCCATTCAATTGATTCTGGTGCAAAATTAGTATTTACGTTTGATGATGTAAATAATAAATGAATAGTTTCTGCATCTTGGATAATAAACGCATTAAATTCTACAGTGTTTGGTTTTGGCGCAGCAATTTATCAATTTATTACTTCTTGATTCATGAATTTTGCAACAGGTAGTGGAGGATTAGGTTTAGCGGTAGTCTTTGTTTTCTTCGTTTCATTCTTTTGATTCTTTGGAATTCATGGTTCTAATTTAATGGCTGGTATTTTTGAACCTATTTGATGAATGATTTTAGGTGTAAATACAGCTTTAGTAAATGGTATGGGGTATGCAAATGCCGCCGCAACAGGAGATATGGGAGTATTTACTAAACCATTTTTTGACTCATATATGTACATTGGTGGTTCTGGAGCAACTCTAGGATTATTAATAGGTACATTTGCATTTTCAAAAAGAAGAGATTTAAAAGAAATTGCAAAATATGCAACACCAGCAGGAGTATTTCAAATTAATGAACCCGCAATATTTGGTGTTCCATTAATTTTAAACCCAATTTATGTTGTGCCATTTATTGTTGCACCATTATTGAATTTAGTTGTTGGATGATTATTTTCTCCGGCTGCTTTAGATATTGTTAAATATTCATATGTAACAACACCTTGAACAGCACCTTGATTTGTTGGTGCAGTTATTACGTCTCTTGATGGTAAAGCTTTGATTCCTGCGTTTATTGCGTTTGGTGTCGATTTTGCTTTATATATGCCATTTATTTGAATTGATAATCTTGTGTACTTTAAAAAATTACGCAAAAATGATCCAGAAAAATATAAATTGGAAATGAGATATTATCATGATTCAGAATTTAGATTTACAGAAAATACAAATACTAAATATAATAATTTGGTAGAAACTGCTGAATATGCAATTGTTTCTGCCCAAAATAGAAATGATTTTCTAGCATCATTAAGATTTAAACCAGAAAAACTTAAAATGATGCAAGATAAAAATCTTGCTAATGCTGAAATTAAAAGAACAATTAAATTAAAAAAAGCAGAAGATTTTAAAGCAAAAAGAATCGAAATTGCAGAAACTCGTAAACCAAAATGAGATAAACAATTAGATAAAAAAAATAGTAAAAAAACACCATAGAAATGGTGTTTTTTGTAAATTGCTAGTATAATTTTCCAAATAACCTAAATTTCATATTTTTTTTAATGTAAAATAAGAAGGAGTGAGGTGCAATATATGCCGAATATTACATTTATAATTTCGTCACGCGGTAAATATGCAAAGTTATTCAAAACTCTAGCGAGTATGACAGCACAAACAAATAAAAATTTTAATGTCGTAGTTGTAATTGATCCAATTAACGACGTTGTGGAAGGTAGAGAAAAACTCTTTCAATATTTTAAACAAAATAAAAATTTCAGTATTATTTTTAATACAAAAATACAAGGTGCAGCAGTGGATTGAAACACTG of the Spiroplasma endosymbiont of Labia minor genome contains:
- a CDS encoding PTS sugar transporter subunit IIC, translating into MDNNKDKFDVKNVREKNKSNFKDWFSNKFLPTMTKIGNQRYLAAIRDSFGTMIPLIIAGSIGVLINAIIFGGAGSGYVSLLGLIVKLANPNMAWQDISKLLGDPTNSWGQVSLICGQAFGTMSSATIGLMSIYFSFLFGYYIALSRGFKSPVIAGLISVASFVLVCLGQVTFFMDAKGLIAAIIFGIISTELFIWFGNMHSLNIKLPDGVPPAVGKSFQVFLPAVFTLAIIGASNIIFLAPAIITTHWAVTQSTFSVYEDDWSMMIDKAVALVKAGSFGNWITYKDALVRFFNEYNSSFTADQMNDFFNTFSASEKSAITTFIVGGGESSLFHSIDSGAKLVFTFDDVNNKWIVSASWIINALNSTVFGFGAAIYQFITSWFMNFATGSGGLGLAVVFVFFVSFFWFFGIHGSNLMAGIFEPIWWMILGVNTALVNGMGYANAAATGDMGVFTKPFFDSYMYIGGSGATLGLLIGTFAFSKRRDLKEIAKYATPAGVFQINEPAIFGVPLILNPIYVVPFIVAPLLNLVVGWLFSPAALDIVKYSYVTTPWTAPWFVGAVITSLDGKALIPAFIAFGVDFALYMPFIWIDNLVYFKKLRKNDPEKYKLEMRYYHDSEFRFTENTNTKYNNLVETAEYAIVSAQNRNDFLASLRFKPEKLKMMQDKNLANAEIKRTIKLKKAEDFKAKRIEIAETRKPKWDKQLDKKNSKKTP